A stretch of the Bos indicus isolate NIAB-ARS_2022 breed Sahiwal x Tharparkar chromosome 13, NIAB-ARS_B.indTharparkar_mat_pri_1.0, whole genome shotgun sequence genome encodes the following:
- the ASXL1 gene encoding polycomb group protein ASXL1 isoform X5, with translation MKDKQKRKKERTWAEAARLVLENYSDAPMTPKQILQVIEAEGLKEMSGTSPLACLNAMLHSNSRGGEGLFYKLPGRISLFTLKKEKYLFLWTPKGKELSFICLCNLTRQNSWHSPCLINI, from the exons atgaaggacaaacagaagaggaagaaggagcgCACGTGGGCCGAGGCCGCGCGCCTG GTACTGGAAAACTATTCAGATGCTCCAATGACACCCAAACAGATTCTGCAGGTCATAGAGGCAGAAGGACTAAAGGAAATGAG TGGGACATCCCCTCTCGCATGTCTTAATGCCATGCTACATTCCAATTCCAGAGGAGGAGAGGGGTTATTTTATAAACTACCTGGCCGAATCAGCCTTTTTACACTCAAG AAGGAGAAATACCTATTTCTATGGACACCTAAGGGAAAGGAATTGAGTTTCATTTGTCTTTGTAATTTGACTCGGCAGAATTCTTGGCATAGtccatgcttaataaatatttga